AGGCCGTCGACGAAATGTACGCCCAGCAGGGAGAAGCCTACGACAACGCGATCTTGCCGGAGTTGGCCGAGAACGGCATTCATCTGCTGCAGTGGGAAGATCTGACCGATGCGCAGCGAACGCGGGCGCACGAATTCTTCACGCGCAACGTCTATCCGGCGCTAACGCCGCTAGCACTCGATCCAGGGCACCCGTTCCCCTACATGTCGAACTTGTCGATCTCGCTTGGCTTTGTGCTGCGTGTGCCTGATTCGGAGGAAAACCTGTTCGCGCGGGTTAAAGTTCCCAACATCCTGCCGCAGTGGATCGCGCTGGAAGATGAAGACAAGACTAAATGGCACTATCTGGGTCTGAAGGATCTGATTCATCACAACGCGGGGACGCTGTTTCCGGGTATGACGATTGTCGATTCGACCTCGTTCCGAATCACGCGAAACGCCGAAGTCGAACTGGATGACGACGATGACATGGAAAGTCTGCGAACGGTCGTCGCCGAAGAACTGCGGCAGCGCAAGTTTCAGCCGGTGGTGCGACTAGAAATTGAAAGCAACCCCAACCCGTGGGTCCGCGGGTTGCTGATGCGTCAGTTTGAGCTGGCCGAAGACGACGTTTACGAGTTGCCGTCGGAGTTGGATTATTCGGGGCTGCTGCCGATTGCTGGTCTCGATATCAAAGCGTTGCGCGACGAACCGTGGAATCCGGTGATCCCCAATACGCTGCTCGATGACGAGGCTGACATCTTCTCGGTCATCAAAGCCGGCGACATGCTGGTGCATCATCCTTTTGACAGCTTTGACGCGACTGTGGAGAACTTCATTCGCCGCGCCGCGCGCGACCCGAAAGTGGTCGCCATTAAAATGACGGTGTATCGCGTCGGTGACGATACGCCATTCGTCCGTTCGTTGATCCAAGCGGCCGAATCCGGCAAACAGGTCGCCTGTTTGATCGAGTTGAAGGCGCGGTTTGACGAAGAACGCAATTTGCATTGGGCGAAGGAACTGGAAAAAATCGGCGCCCACGTCGTCTACGGCGTGTTGGGTCTGAAAACGCATACGAAGATTGCGCTGGTCGTCCGCAAAGAGGCGGACGGCTTGCGCTGTTACGCACACATCGGCACCGGCAACTATCACGTCAAAACGGCTCGCTTGTATACCGACGTAGGGCTCTTCACCTGCGATCCGGTCATCTGCAACGACGTGGTCAATCTGTTTCACATGTTGACCGGCCGCTCTCGCTCCCCCAATTTTGACAAGCTGCTCGTCGCGCCGATCAACATGCGCGAAAAGTTCTTGCAGATGGTCCAGCGAGAAATCGACAATCATCAAAACGGGAAACCGTCGCTGATTGTGGCCAAGTTCAATGCGATGGAAGACCCCGAGCTCTGCCGCGCCATCGTCGAAGCGTCGCAGGCCGGCGTCCAGGTCGAACTGATCGTGCGCGGCTTCGCCTGTTTGCGCCCCGGCGTCGCAGGCGTTACCGAAAATGTGCGGCTCCGTTCGATCATCGGCCGCTTTCTCGAGCATTCGCGGATCTATTATTTCGCCAACGGCGCCGAGAGCCCGCTCGACGGCGAGTTCTATATCGGCTCGGCCGATTGGATGTCACGCAATTTGACCAAACGGGTTGAAGCGATCGTCCCCGTCGAGTCGCGTCCGCTCAAGGAACGCTTGTGGGAGATTCTCGATATCTGTCTGAAAGATCGTCGTCAGTCATGGCTGATGCAACCCGACGGCACCTATCAGATGGCGACGGCGAGCGAAGACGATCCCGAAATCGCGAAGATCGGCACGCATCCGGCGCTGATGGCGCTGACGCTGCATCGCGCGAAGGATCGCTTGGCGTAAAGGCAACCAGCGTGGTAAGTCGAGGTGACTCGATGGCTATTGGACCTTCTTTCTTTCGCACCAGTCATTGATTGACAGCAGTGCTGTAATAGGGGCAATCTAGTGTCGACCGTGATTAATCACACACTTCATTGGACGGCCAAGGTGGGCAATGAATTCAAAAAAACGCTGTCCGCAGCTGCACTAAAGTCCTGGTAAGTTTGCCAGCAAGTTTATTGCATCCAGTCTGGTATAAAATCTTCCATATAGCTCCTGATTAGCATTAGAACAAGCTGAGGGTGATTGGTCATTTGAATCTGTCGATGAAGTTGCAGTTGTCCACACGCTTCTGCGACATCTGCGATCGCTAAAAGGTACGAATCATCGTCGATTCGACGACTAGCGTAGTATCGAAATAGTGAACTCACAGCCGCTGGAGCATAGTAGCCGATGCCAATCGAGAAGAAGCCGAAACCCTTTGCGGAATAGTCGAGCCTCATCTGGTCGGAGTTGAGTCGAAGGCTCACGATGAATCTTTTGCGGCCATTATGTCCTGGATAATCGACGATCTTTGGTTTGGGTAAAAGCATTTCCGCGGGTGTGCGGTCAATTAGTCGAGCGAGTACTTGAAGTTGCTGCCCCAAGGCATCAGTGACTTCATGAACTCCAAGATTACTCATCGATCGAATGGCGAATGCCGCAGTGAAAACCAATTCGGCAAATTTTTCGTCGCGGCCGGAAACATTGGTTTCATAAAAGATTGAAAGAACCTCTTGTTCGTGAAAATTAAATTCACCATTAACTGCAATTTCGTTCAACCGTTACCTCCAGTGCTTTGCATTCGGTTCGATAGTCAAGCCGATCCGGTCGGGAAAATGATTGGCCGCCAGAGGTCTAGCAGATTTGGTAATAGCAATTCGGATTGCCAGCCGAATCCTCGATGAACAAACTAGCAAGTGATGTCGCAAGTCGTATGATAAAGGCTGCGCAAAGATTGTCTTCGTTTCAGAGGTTCTCCGCAATCGTTAAAAAGTGGTTTTCTTATTCGCCACGCATCTGTCGGGAGACTACTCAATAGCCAAGCCACTCTATACACATCATCATGACAAATCCGATCAAGCAACACTTCTTCAGTAAATTCGCGGATCTTCTCTTCCCGTATCAGGATTTATTAGTAGAGCGGCTTTCGACGCCATTTTTTCTGGTGTTCACGCAACCAAGGGGCTCGCCCCCCTCTTTGGGCCCCTCTGGCATTTCTCTGTTCCGCCGGCTGACAACTGCGGCGGCATCGTCAGGTAACATTTGCCGCTTTCCATTATTCTTGCCACATGATTCGCCCCACTCAACCCTAGCGGGTTTGAACTCTTGGCTTCGGTATTTCGTAATGACGGTTATGCGCAAGCTTCATGCTTTGCGAAACCTTCGCTGCCATTTTCGCTCTCTTAGGGAGTTAGCCTCATGCCGAAAACCTCCATTTCCGCCGGCTTGCTCAGCTGCTGCGCGTTGACGCTTGCTTTGTTCGCCGCTTCCATCCAACCCAGCTTGGCCCAAGAATCTGCCGCTCCGATGGCCAACGCCTGGCGATCGACTGCCGATACGCGCGTGAGCGATGCTCGACCGATGCAGCGGCTGCGGCCAGCGACCGGTGATCTCGGCTTGACGCCGGACGAAGAGCGAAACATCTATGTTTACGATAAAGGGAATCGCAGCGTTTGCCACATCATGACGCGCAGCGTGCAGCGCGACACGGTCTTTGGAATGCTGATGACCGAGTCGCCGGCCGAAGGTTCTGGGTCCGGCTCCGTGCTCGATAAGCAAGGCCACATCCTGACCAACTATCACGTGATTGAAGGAGCGACCGAGATCGATGTCATGCTCTTCAATGCCGAGAATTATTCGGCCACTCTGGTTGGCCAGGATCCGGTCAACGATATCGCCGTGCTCAAGATCAACGTGCCGGCCGATGTTCTTTATCCGATTGAGTTGGGGGACTCGGCCAATCTGCGCGTCGGCCAGAAGGCGTTCGCCATCGGCAATCCGTTTGGGTTGGAGCGAACGATGACGATCGGCATTATTTCTAGCTTGAATCGGATGTTGCCGTCGCGCAGCGGGCGAACGATGAAAGCGATCATCCAGATCGACGCGGCGCTGAACCGGGGGAACTCGGGAGGGCCCCTGTTTGACAGCAACGGCCGCTTGATCGGCATGAACACGGCGATCGCAAGTCGAACCGGGCAAAACACGGGCGTTGGATTCGCCATTCCGGTCGCTACGATTCGTCGAGTCGCCCCCCAACTGATCGCCAGCGGCAAAGTGACGCGACCCGATTTGGGCGTGACGCGGGTTTATTTGACCGACGACGGGCTGGGGATCGCATCGCTTGCTGAAGGAGGACCCGCCGAAAAGGCGGGTTTGCGTGGGTTTCAATTGATTCGTGAGCAAGTTCGCCGGGGACCCTATGTTTATGAAGAAACCCGCGTTGACCGCAGCAAAGCGGACGTAATTACCGCAGTCGACGGCGCCTCCGTCCAATCTTCCGACGACCTACTGACCGCGATCGAGCGAAAAAATCCTGGGGAAGTTGTGACTCTGAGCGTTCTGCGTGAGGGAAAAAAAGTCGACATTCCCGTCACGTTAGGCGTCGGCGATTAGCGCTCTGAGCCGCGGATCCCAACAACGTGCTAAACTGGACTGCACTTAGAGCGTCTTGGCGCCTAAGATGATGATGGCGCCGCCGGTGATAACGATTATGCCAGCGGCCAGACCTCTAGCGGCCGAAGTGCGTTACGGAACATGGGAATCTACGACCGCGAATATTATCAAGACGAACCGCGCTCGATGTCTTTCGGCTCGGGCGGGCGCTCGATGGTAAACACGTTGGTGATCATCAACGTGATCGCCTTTTTCGTCGACTGGCTCGTCTTTGGCAGCCGGCTCGCCGGCCATTTTGATCTGCAGGCAGGCGGCTTTGTGCCTGGCCTGGCGTCGGTTCATGCCGATACGTTGCTCCACCCGCTGATGTGGTGGCGGTTTCTGACCTACGGCTTTCTGCATAGTCAATCCGACATTTGGCACATCATCGGCAACATGTTTGTGCTGTGGATGTTCGGTCGGCAGATCGAAGAACGTTACGGCGGCGCCGAGTTTCTGCGGATCTACCTGGTCAGCGTCATCCTGGGGGGCGTTTTCTGGTCGGCCGTCTGTTTGGCGACCGGCGCCATCAACGGCTCGGTTGTCGGCGCCTCGGGCGCGGTGACGACGGTTTTGATTCTGTTTATTTGCAACTACCCGCGCGTCACGATTTATGTGAGTCTGCTCTTTCCCGTCCCGGCTTGGTTGGTGGGCGTCGTGCTGATCGGCTTCAATGTCATGGGCGCTTTTGGGAATGGACAAAGCAACGTCGCGTTCACAGTTCACTTGGCCGGCGCCGCATTTGGCTTGGCCTACTTTTATGGCGGCTGGAATCTAGGTTTCCTCACCTTTGGCGGTCTGCCAGAGCGACTGCGCGAATCGATGAAGCGAAAGCCGAATCTGAAGGTGCATTCGCCCCCAGAAGATGATCCCTATTACGATTCCAACGATGAAGCGGAGCGGATCCTCGATAAAATCCGGGACGAAGGAATGAGCAGTCTGACAGCGACCGAAAAACGGAAGCTCGAAGCATACAGCCGTCGGATGAAACAAAAGCATAGCTAACTGCGCAAAGTCGATGCGGCAAGGAGGCCGTCGTGACCAAATCAACGCCAAGGCTTCAGTACATGCGACAGTTGGCCGCTGGCAAACCGCCGGGCCAACCGCGCCGCAGTTACTTGCTGCCGATTGCCGGCCTGGTGATTCTCAGCCTAGGCGTCGGCTTCTATTTCTTTCCGCCGGAAGGCGGTTTTCCTGCGCTGAGCATCGCTGGTCTCACCGGATCGACGCACAGCACGCCGCGCGCTGAAGTGATGGAGAGCGACGACGACGGCATGATCTCGCTCGCCGGCGGGCTCTTTCTATTGGGGAAGCCCGATGGTCCGCTCGACGCGCAGCCGGTCGTGAAGGTGAACATCTCGCCGCTACGGATTGATCAACACGAAACAACCAACGCCCAGTTCGCGGCCTTCGTCGAAGCGACCCAATATCTAACCGACGCCGAACGGCGGGGGCGGTCGTGGGTTTTCGACGCCAAGACCGGAGAAGCGTCGATTGTCGACGGCGCCCAGTGGCGATATCCAACCGGCCCCGGCAGTACGATCATTGGGCGCGAAGATTATCCGGTCCTCCAAGTTTCCTGGTATGACGCTCGGGCCTATGCCGAGTGGGCCGGCAAACGGTTGCCGACCGAAGCCGAATGGGAATTCGCGGCTCGCGGCGGTCAAAACGTCGGCGAATACCCGGCGCATGATGCCGAGGGAAAAATTGGCAACGTCTGGCAAGGACGATTTCCGTTTGCAGACGCCGCTAGCGACGGCTATGCCGAAGTAGCGCCGGTCGGCAAATTCGCCGCCAACGGATTTGGGATCTACGACATGGCGGGCAACGCTGCCGAATGGTGCAGCGATCACTATGCCGAAGACAGCTATCAATTGGCCGATCGCGTTGATCCCGTCGGCCCGGTCGATGGTGAAGAACGGGTTATCCGCGGCGGCAGTTGGCTCTCTAGCGAACAAGACGGCGTGAGCGAAGCGATGGTCTGGTATCGCTCTCACTCCGTCCCCCGCTCACCCAACAACTTTACGGGGTTTCGCTGCGTGCAGTCGGTGACGCGGTAGTTTTCTCGGCGTTGATGATTGTCCCGGCAAATTTAATCTTCGTCGTGTTGCGATCTAATAACGGTTTCAATTCATAGATGTTCTTGTAGCCATAGCTGTACAGCGCGACATAAGTGTTGATGTTGAGCGACACGAACGCATTCTTGGGAGCGAGCGCCACCGGAGCGTTCTTGAAGTTGTTGTTGCAGTAAATCAGCACGCGCGTCTCTGGGGTCGGAATTACCTCCGCCAGCGACGCTGCAGTAAAGTCGGTATAGGGCAAATTAACGGCGCCCTCGACATGCAGCAGCTTGTACTTACCGGCGCTGCGCGCATCCAGCACCAGCGTCGCCGGATCCTGCGCCATTTCGATGAATTCCTTTTCGGAGACGCGACGCTTCGCGCGAATCTCTCTTGCCTGCAGCGCTTGCTTAAGATGCCCGTCAAAATCAATCAATGGATTCGCCAGTTGGGAGTTGCTGGTCAGACCCTCTGAATTTTCGGATTCGGCCGCTTTGACTTCACTGGTCCGCATCGTATTGGTAACCCAAACGCCGGCAAGTACGATCCCCCCGATCAACGCCCAGCTAATGGTCCATTTGCGCATGACATGCTCCCTCGTCGAAATCGCGTGCGAAAATCTAACTAATCAGGAAGACGAACGATCCCGCGCCGCTGTTTTTCAAAAATTGGCCCCGCTCGTGCGATGCGATCTCCATTTGCATGGCGGAAAGCCCTGAAAGAAGAACGGAAAAGGTGGCTAGGAGTTTTATTCTTCAGTTCTTCACTTCTAATTCCGGACGTGATGCTCTTCTCACGAAGACGCTACTTTTGCGGAGCAAAAGGGGACTATCGGTTCGGACCGGAAAGGTTGGACCGGACAGGACCGTTTTTTTTCGTCCAACGAATTCAACCAATCCAACACCAGCCCGAGTGGGCAAGTTTTGTGGTTGCGCTATTTGGCCGAACGGATTCCGGTTGGCCCGGATAGCTCCGCTATCGGGGCCGACGAAGTCGGTAGGAGGCGTCGAGTCGCGATTGGGCTTACTTCGGTGGTCGCTACATCGTTTGAAATGGCGAAAAGACCCTGAACTGCTTATGGGGAACCAATGCCTCCTACGGCTGCGCCGCCCCGATAGCGGAGCTATCGCGGCCAACCAGGGAAATCGCGCAACCTCAAAACTCGCGCGTCGGGATACGAAGAATAAGGCCGATTGGATCCACAATCGCCTTTCGCTCCCGCGAAAGTAACGGAAGGAAGACGCTACTTTTGCGGAGCAAAAGGGGACTATCGGTTTGGACCAGAAAGGTTGGACAGGACAGGACCGTTTTGAATTTGGCATACGGGACTCGTCGCTCCAGTTGGAACGTTGATTTTCAACCGAATCACAGAGGCGCATAGAATCTCCACCCCCAGCGACCTATTTGGCCGCCGCGCGAACGTGATTCACGTGAATAATGCTTCACTGAAATTGACCCGAAGTCCGTGCGTTTTGTCTACGGACAATCTTTTCGCAACGAAGGCTGCCCCAGTCGGGGACGGGTAGACGCGCAGTAACGCAATTGCATCGATCGGTTGCGTTCCCTCGCGGGGGGGCGAGTCGCTACGTGAATTGAGCGCCGATGGCGCGGTAAAAGCAACCCAATCAGTCTTGGACTAACAGGGAGGGCCCCCCAGCGTAATCTGCGTTTCTACTTTGCCTACTTCGTCCTAAGTCGTTGACGGATAGATAGATCGACGCTGAAGCAAAGCCGCCAGGTCGACAGGCGACAGCGACTGGGCCGCTATACTTCGCAAGCGTAAAATCGTCTGGCCTGGCCGCCTGTGTTGTTTTCCAGCAACCATGCCGTCCAATCCGAAGTGAAATACGTGACTGTCGTAACGACCAGCATGCCCCGATCGGCGGGTTCTGGGTTTGAATTTGGCGTACCGAGCCGGTTTGCTTGTGTTCGTCAAAAAGCGCAACTACGATATACGCTGGAAGTTGCCGCTATTTTGCTGGGTGCTATAGGATCGCTAGAGCGGGCTTTTTCGCCTCTCTTTTCTCAGGATGAGTCCCACCTACGGCCCTTCCAACATCGGGTGCAAGTGACTTCTTGACCCACTTATCTTGTCAACTATTCAATTCAATCGCTTCGGTTTGAATCTGTAGGGAGATTCGTTTGATGACGAGGAACGTTGTCTCGGCGTCGGCTGTCGCCGCACTGCTGTGGCTAGGAAACCCGTGCGTCGTTTCGGCTCAAGAGCCGATCGTCGTCGAGCTTTACGGCCAAGGGGTGCATCAGTTCAATCGCGGAGAAATGACCGAGGCGTTTATGACGCTCTCGACCGCCATCGACCAGGGTTCGAAAGATCCGCGCGCCTTTTACTTCCGAGGGCTCGCCCTGTGGAATATGGGGCGACCGGAACAAGCCGAACTCGATTTCCAGGAAGGCGCCAAATTGGAGCTGACCGCGGATCGCTCTTATGCGATCGGGAAATCACTAGAGCGAGTTCAAGGCTCAGCTCGTTTGAAACTAGAAGACTATCGCCAAAAAATCCGCGTCCAGGAGTTCATCGCTCGTAAACAGTGGGAACGCCAACGCTATGAGATGCGGAAAGCGGCCGAAGAAGAAGTACTTCGCGGCGCCGTTCCAGCCAGCGCCACTTTGCCGGTCGAGCCGAAAGCTTCTGATCCGACCGATCCGTTTGGGAGCAGTGAAGCGGTCTCGCCAGGCGCGTCGACACCAACGACTCCTGCCGAACCGGCGATGCCGGCTCCGATGAACGACGACCCGTTTGGCGGTTCGACCCAACCGGCAACCGATGATCCTTTCGCGGCGCCGACCAAGCCAGCGATGGAATCGGCCCCGCCTGCTCCGGCGACCAACGATCCCTTTGACGCGGGCGCCGGCACAACTCCCGCTCCCAACAATGTTCCCGCGATGGAAAACGCCGAAGCGACTCCTTCGCTGGACGATCCGTTTGGCGGTTCGACCCAACCGGCGACCGATGATCCTTTCGCAGCGCCGACCAAGCCGGCGATGGAATCGGCCCCGCCTGCTCCGGCGACCAACGATCCCTTTGACGCGGGCGCCGGCACGACTCCTGCGCCCAACAATGTTCCCGCGATGGAAAACGCCGAAGCGACTCCTTCGCTGGACGATCCGTTTGGCGGTTCGACCCAACCGGCGACCGATGATCCTTTCGCGGCGCCGACCAAGCCAGCGATGGAATCGGCGCCCGGCGCTCCGGCGACCAACGATCCCTTTGACGCGGGTGAAGCCCCGACCAAGACTTTGCCGCTCGTTCCCGATCCAACCGCCAAACCGGCGATGGAAGCGGCTCCGGCCAGTGATGATCCTTTCGCCGCTCCGGCTGACTTGGTCCCGACGCCGAGCGTTGAACCGGCGATGCAGTCGCCTCCTGCGCAGCCGGCTGTCAACGATCCGTTTGGAACGGGCGCACCGAGCGAAGACAAATTTGGCCCAGCGGTGACACCGGCAACGACCAACCTGGAAATGCCGGAAGACGCCGTCGCCAAACGTGCGCCGCTCCGTGGAACCGCCAATGTGATGGAAGGCGCTGCAGCCGCCGGCGGATCAACCACCCGCGTCGTTGGCGCCGCGATCAGCGCGATCGGCAGCGCCCTGACGCCGAAGCTGAAAACTCCGAGTTTGCCCGGCATGAGCGGACAATCGACTCCTGCCAACGACGATCCGTTCGCCGCTCCGGCCGAGACGAAGCCAGCTGCTTCCGATGACCCATTCGCGACTCCGGCTCCGGCTGGTGATGATCCGTTTGGTGCAACTCCTCCGGCCGGGATGAAACCGGCTCCGGCGACGACGCCGGCCAGCGACGATCCCTTCGCTGTTCCCGCTGCG
The nucleotide sequence above comes from Blastopirellula sp. J2-11. Encoded proteins:
- the ppk1 gene encoding polyphosphate kinase 1, with the translated sequence MLDRPEVPVADEPKTWRDAWFDRDLSWLEFNRRVLQQALDERTPLLERVKFLAIFTSNLDEFFMKRLALLRTRKRAELSHSIGAPATELHLQSLRQAVDEMYAQQGEAYDNAILPELAENGIHLLQWEDLTDAQRTRAHEFFTRNVYPALTPLALDPGHPFPYMSNLSISLGFVLRVPDSEENLFARVKVPNILPQWIALEDEDKTKWHYLGLKDLIHHNAGTLFPGMTIVDSTSFRITRNAEVELDDDDDMESLRTVVAEELRQRKFQPVVRLEIESNPNPWVRGLLMRQFELAEDDVYELPSELDYSGLLPIAGLDIKALRDEPWNPVIPNTLLDDEADIFSVIKAGDMLVHHPFDSFDATVENFIRRAARDPKVVAIKMTVYRVGDDTPFVRSLIQAAESGKQVACLIELKARFDEERNLHWAKELEKIGAHVVYGVLGLKTHTKIALVVRKEADGLRCYAHIGTGNYHVKTARLYTDVGLFTCDPVICNDVVNLFHMLTGRSRSPNFDKLLVAPINMREKFLQMVQREIDNHQNGKPSLIVAKFNAMEDPELCRAIVEASQAGVQVELIVRGFACLRPGVAGVTENVRLRSIIGRFLEHSRIYYFANGAESPLDGEFYIGSADWMSRNLTKRVEAIVPVESRPLKERLWEILDICLKDRRQSWLMQPDGTYQMATASEDDPEIAKIGTHPALMALTLHRAKDRLA
- a CDS encoding S1C family serine protease; protein product: MPKTSISAGLLSCCALTLALFAASIQPSLAQESAAPMANAWRSTADTRVSDARPMQRLRPATGDLGLTPDEERNIYVYDKGNRSVCHIMTRSVQRDTVFGMLMTESPAEGSGSGSVLDKQGHILTNYHVIEGATEIDVMLFNAENYSATLVGQDPVNDIAVLKINVPADVLYPIELGDSANLRVGQKAFAIGNPFGLERTMTIGIISSLNRMLPSRSGRTMKAIIQIDAALNRGNSGGPLFDSNGRLIGMNTAIASRTGQNTGVGFAIPVATIRRVAPQLIASGKVTRPDLGVTRVYLTDDGLGIASLAEGGPAEKAGLRGFQLIREQVRRGPYVYEETRVDRSKADVITAVDGASVQSSDDLLTAIERKNPGEVVTLSVLREGKKVDIPVTLGVGD
- a CDS encoding rhomboid family intramembrane serine protease; protein product: MSFGSGGRSMVNTLVIINVIAFFVDWLVFGSRLAGHFDLQAGGFVPGLASVHADTLLHPLMWWRFLTYGFLHSQSDIWHIIGNMFVLWMFGRQIEERYGGAEFLRIYLVSVILGGVFWSAVCLATGAINGSVVGASGAVTTVLILFICNYPRVTIYVSLLFPVPAWLVGVVLIGFNVMGAFGNGQSNVAFTVHLAGAAFGLAYFYGGWNLGFLTFGGLPERLRESMKRKPNLKVHSPPEDDPYYDSNDEAERILDKIRDEGMSSLTATEKRKLEAYSRRMKQKHS
- a CDS encoding formylglycine-generating enzyme family protein, whose amino-acid sequence is MTKSTPRLQYMRQLAAGKPPGQPRRSYLLPIAGLVILSLGVGFYFFPPEGGFPALSIAGLTGSTHSTPRAEVMESDDDGMISLAGGLFLLGKPDGPLDAQPVVKVNISPLRIDQHETTNAQFAAFVEATQYLTDAERRGRSWVFDAKTGEASIVDGAQWRYPTGPGSTIIGREDYPVLQVSWYDARAYAEWAGKRLPTEAEWEFAARGGQNVGEYPAHDAEGKIGNVWQGRFPFADAASDGYAEVAPVGKFAANGFGIYDMAGNAAEWCSDHYAEDSYQLADRVDPVGPVDGEERVIRGGSWLSSEQDGVSEAMVWYRSHSVPRSPNNFTGFRCVQSVTR
- a CDS encoding rhodanese-like domain-containing protein; its protein translation is MRKWTISWALIGGIVLAGVWVTNTMRTSEVKAAESENSEGLTSNSQLANPLIDFDGHLKQALQAREIRAKRRVSEKEFIEMAQDPATLVLDARSAGKYKLLHVEGAVNLPYTDFTAASLAEVIPTPETRVLIYCNNNFKNAPVALAPKNAFVSLNINTYVALYSYGYKNIYELKPLLDRNTTKIKFAGTIINAEKTTASPTARSETP
- a CDS encoding tetratricopeptide repeat protein, translating into MTRNVVSASAVAALLWLGNPCVVSAQEPIVVELYGQGVHQFNRGEMTEAFMTLSTAIDQGSKDPRAFYFRGLALWNMGRPEQAELDFQEGAKLELTADRSYAIGKSLERVQGSARLKLEDYRQKIRVQEFIARKQWERQRYEMRKAAEEEVLRGAVPASATLPVEPKASDPTDPFGSSEAVSPGASTPTTPAEPAMPAPMNDDPFGGSTQPATDDPFAAPTKPAMESAPPAPATNDPFDAGAGTTPAPNNVPAMENAEATPSLDDPFGGSTQPATDDPFAAPTKPAMESAPPAPATNDPFDAGAGTTPAPNNVPAMENAEATPSLDDPFGGSTQPATDDPFAAPTKPAMESAPGAPATNDPFDAGEAPTKTLPLVPDPTAKPAMEAAPASDDPFAAPADLVPTPSVEPAMQSPPAQPAVNDPFGTGAPSEDKFGPAVTPATTNLEMPEDAVAKRAPLRGTANVMEGAAAAGGSTTRVVGAAISAIGSALTPKLKTPSLPGMSGQSTPANDDPFAAPAETKPAASDDPFATPAPAGDDPFGATPPAGMKPAPATTPASDDPFAVPAADDPFGAAPAKDMEAKPAPDNSDPFADPFAN